The Rhodamnia argentea isolate NSW1041297 chromosome 7, ASM2092103v1, whole genome shotgun sequence genome contains the following window.
GCACACAGGAAACATGATCGCCCAGCACAATGATGCCCATTGTAACACTATATTATAAGCTCGCCTAGATATGAAAAAACAGAATTGAGGAAGATTTGAGTATGTGATGCTCTTCTGAGAAATGGAACGTTAACTGGAGCTAAGCTTAAAGCATGCTATTCAGATCCTGTCTCAACTCCATAAGTTCACACTATCAAACACCTGTTCTGTTTTCACATGGCAGAGACCTTACTTACTTTCCCAACCAAGGTCACATTTCCTGGCCAAACAAAAGATGCAAGGCACAAAAGACTAAATGCATTTCCATCGACATCGGTTTTTGCCCTCAAGATCTGACAAAAAACGACCATGAAGGTTGAGTCCGGTGCTGGCGGTTGATCATGTAGATATCGAAGAGGAGGATTTTGCTGGCAATCTTGACACACTGTTCATCAATCATCAGCAACTCACAGCAAATGACGCCTTTCGGAGCGTTACTCAAAAACCTCCCGTCTTCCAAATGCAAAATGTCCAAACATTTTTAGTGCACATGAAAGTTGAAACCATGGGCCAATGAGCTTGAAAGGCCATTTGATCCCTGACAAggccaaaagagaagaaaagaaaaagacaggaacttttttaccattttcaagATTCATGTATGAATTGAAAAACTAACGCATAAACTGCAAATAGCGATAGAAGACCTGGAGTCACAGCTTATCCTGCTAGTTGTGCCTTCTGACGTGAGAAGGAGAAGGTTCAAGAGAGCAGGATCGCACGTACTTGAGACGATAACTTCGAAGTGACGGCCCGACAAAACGCTGCTCTCCAAGTCTGATGAAAGCAGCTTCCGCATCCATACTATTCTTGAAGATTATTTTAACCTGCTTGCTCTTGTTCAACACTTTCGACTCTGATTCCTTCAAGGGACCGAAGCAGCTGAACATCTTGTTCAGATTAGTTACTGAAGGAGCTAGATTCAAGTTGGTAAAGGTTAAAATTAGAGCAGTCGAAAAATAGTCTTCCTTGCAACTCCCGGGGACGTCTCTGTCTGGCTCTTTTACTTCCACATAAGGATTTTCACAAGGAGATTGAGCTTCTTGAATCGAGGCAGGACCAAAATGGTGATTGGTTTGTGGTCCCGTAAGATGAGCAGGCTTCGTGATTGGAGTTTCAAGCACAGAAACCCCTGTATCCTCCTCATCTTTGACCAACACTTTCTGTTCGGGAATGCTCTGGGTTATCCTGCTGGTCATACACGTATCATGTGAGCACTCAAGTGCCTTTCCAGAGAAATCATCACTTTGACGTTTGGTTTCCACACAAGGATCTTGAAAAGGAGCCTGTGATTTCCGAATCGAGACTGGACAAAACTGGCAATCTGTTTGTGGTTCCATAGAAGGCACGGACTTCTTGCATGGGGCTTTAAGCAGAGAATCCCCTGCATTCTGATTTCCAAGAGACTGTTGCGGTTTAGGAATGCTTTGGATTATCCTGCTGGACATAAATGAATCCTCGGAGAGCTCAAGCACCGTTGCAGGGATGGCATTGTTTGGCTGTTCTCCTATCATGTAAGGATTTGGACGACGGACTTGTAATTTATGAACCAAGGTACGACGAAACTGGCCTATTTGTGGTTTGATAGAAGGAAGAGGCCTCTCACATTCAATCAGAGGATCTTCTGTATTATGGTTTCCAAGCGATGGTTGCTGGACGGCAATGCTCTGGATGGTCCTGCCAGTGGAAAATGGATCTTTCGAGCACTCAATTCTCGTTCCAGAGTCATCATGAATTGGCTTTTTTACTTCCATCAGAGGATTTTCATGAGGCAATCGAGGGCCCCGAGTAAAGGCAGGACAAAACTGGTGATCCTTTTTCAGTACCACAGAAGGAACAGACCTCTCACACAGGGTTTCAAGCTGAGAATCCCCTGCATTCCAATTTTCAAGGGGCAGTCGGGGTTCCTGAATGCTACGAGTTATCGTGCTTGTCCTGACAGAATCCTTGAAGCATCTAAGATCCATAGGTTCTGCGATGCCAAAGTTTGTCGAAGTACTCTGAGTCTCAACAACAGATGCTTCTTCTGCAGACTCTGCACACGACTTCAATAGGAGATGACCCGGGACAACTGAATTTCTGAATTCTGAGAAGTATCTCACTGTGCGAGTCGGAAATTTATTCTGTCTCATGGGATTGCCGGCAAGACGACAGAGCTGCGAGAGCTTCTGTTTAGGAGAGGCATATCCAAGGAGGGTTTTTCTACTACCGGAATCATGAGGAATGAGGCCAGAATGGGGGTTTTTGTTGCTTCTACCTGGGGGACTTTCTTTAAGATGCTCTGCCAATGGGAGTGACCCATTTGATTCACTTGCAACCTTGTGGATTCTGTGCATTGCTCTATGATTTTGCCTGAATTGCATGGATTGGTCCATGCTAATCGTGGTCGGAGCACCTGTAAATGATGATTCCGATTCATACAGACCAGCAGCTTTGGCAAACGATTTCCCACAAGCTCCTTTATCTGACCCAACTTCATCTGTCGACATACGCTGACAATTCTTCGCTGACAAGGCTGGGaagctctttctctttcttccagtATGCACCATGTCAAGCGAAACGTGCTTAAGCTCATTTGAGCGGTCTGTGCTAATCATCGTTGGAGCGCCTGTACATGGCGATCCCAATTCATTTGGACCAGCAGCTTTGCCAAACAAAAAGGAGTTCCCATGAGCTCTTTTGCCGGAACCAACTTC
Protein-coding sequences here:
- the LOC115749713 gene encoding PWWP domain-containing protein 5-like isoform X1; amino-acid sequence: MKWCGWMTIDIPEEAERSRNRMTASSELETEYCRDKEDDKNCHLLPSMECVSNVGECVMAAPILPCDDLGDGTRRNGRPAELGLEISISDLVWCKIKGPYWWPGKLIGCSAGATKNYFLVACFGDPALGPVRVSLIKPLWEHFPLMEMQSGTDKLRHAVDCALDELSRRAEYVLTCRCVPREVQNRFEAQAEVNAALVKSSSQRGAEDSVLNTASFTPRELVNYIKQWGESPHDGPSRLLLSVAKSQLLAFSRWKGFPRLPKFISFGGKLENEADIMTSLGDCYQNPIEINGANPEFEGCPGMLAVKTGCYINRSNELKHVSLDMVHTGRKRKSFPALSAKNCQRMSTDEVGSDKGACGKSFAKAAGLYESESSFTGAPTTISMDQSMQFRQNHRAMHRIHKVASESNGSLPLAEHLKESPPGRSNKNPHSGLIPHDSGSRKTLLGYASPKQKLSQLCRLAGNPMRQNKFPTRTVRYFSEFRNSVVPGHLLLKSCAESAEEASVVETQSTSTNFGIAEPMDLRCFKDSVRTSTITRSIQEPRLPLENWNAGDSQLETLCERSVPSVVLKKDHQFCPAFTRGPRLPHENPLMEVKKPIHDDSGTRIECSKDPFSTGRTIQSIAVQQPSLGNHNTEDPLIECERPLPSIKPQIGQFRRTLVHKLQVRRPNPYMIGEQPNNAIPATVLELSEDSFMSSRIIQSIPKPQQSLGNQNAGDSLLKAPCKKSVPSMEPQTDCQFCPVSIRKSQAPFQDPCVETKRQSDDFSGKALECSHDTCMTSRITQSIPEQKVLVKDEEDTGVSVLETPITKPAHLTGPQTNHHFGPASIQEAQSPCENPYVEVKEPDRDVPGSCKEDYFSTALILTFTNLNLAPSVTNLNKMFSCFGPLKESESKVLNKSKQVKIIFKNSMDAEAAFIRLGEQRFVGPSLRSYRLKYVRSCSLEPSPSHVRRHN
- the LOC115749713 gene encoding PWWP domain-containing protein 5-like isoform X2; its protein translation is MTASSELETEYCRDKEDDKNCHLLPSMECVSNVGECVMAAPILPCDDLGDGTRRNGRPAELGLEISISDLVWCKIKGPYWWPGKLIGCSAGATKNYFLVACFGDPALGPVRVSLIKPLWEHFPLMEMQSGTDKLRHAVDCALDELSRRAEYVLTCRCVPREVQNRFEAQAEVNAALVKSSSQRGAEDSVLNTASFTPRELVNYIKQWGESPHDGPSRLLLSVAKSQLLAFSRWKGFPRLPKFISFGGKLENEADIMTSLGDCYQNPIEINGANPEFEGCPGMLAVKTGCYINRSNELKHVSLDMVHTGRKRKSFPALSAKNCQRMSTDEVGSDKGACGKSFAKAAGLYESESSFTGAPTTISMDQSMQFRQNHRAMHRIHKVASESNGSLPLAEHLKESPPGRSNKNPHSGLIPHDSGSRKTLLGYASPKQKLSQLCRLAGNPMRQNKFPTRTVRYFSEFRNSVVPGHLLLKSCAESAEEASVVETQSTSTNFGIAEPMDLRCFKDSVRTSTITRSIQEPRLPLENWNAGDSQLETLCERSVPSVVLKKDHQFCPAFTRGPRLPHENPLMEVKKPIHDDSGTRIECSKDPFSTGRTIQSIAVQQPSLGNHNTEDPLIECERPLPSIKPQIGQFRRTLVHKLQVRRPNPYMIGEQPNNAIPATVLELSEDSFMSSRIIQSIPKPQQSLGNQNAGDSLLKAPCKKSVPSMEPQTDCQFCPVSIRKSQAPFQDPCVETKRQSDDFSGKALECSHDTCMTSRITQSIPEQKVLVKDEEDTGVSVLETPITKPAHLTGPQTNHHFGPASIQEAQSPCENPYVEVKEPDRDVPGSCKEDYFSTALILTFTNLNLAPSVTNLNKMFSCFGPLKESESKVLNKSKQVKIIFKNSMDAEAAFIRLGEQRFVGPSLRSYRLKYVRSCSLEPSPSHVRRHN